DNA from Acidimicrobiales bacterium:
CATCTCACGCGGCTCCCAGTGGAGCACGCCCATCTGGCGCGCCCGCTCGGCGACGGCGTCGACGTCCTCCTTGTTCGGGAGCTCGATGCCGATGTGGGCGAAGGGGGCGAGCGTCGGGTGGGGCTTGCCCGGCTCGATCCCGAAGTTCGCCGCGGTCTTCGGCTTGAACTCCGAGATGACGAGGACGAAGGGCGTCTCCACCTGCTTGTCGTTCGACAGCCACGCGCCGTAGCCGTCCTCGGTCTCGTGGCGTGCCACGACGACGAGGGGCGTGAGCGTCGTGTAGAACTCGATCGCCCGCTCGAGGTTCGTCACGGGGATCGCGACATGGGTCCAACGGGGCTCAGTGAGCGTTCGCGCCATGGCGCTCCCTCCTCCTCGGCCACTCAGCTCCACGATCCGGCGGGCCGGGCCGGACCCCTCCGATGCCGGCGCGACCGGCAGGCCTCGCCCGGCGCGCGCCGCCGACCGCGGCACCGTACCAGCCGCCCGTCCGGTAGTCAAGCAGATTGCGGGACATGATCTTGTATTGCAAGACAGGCGCCCCTCACGCCCAGTAGCGAACCGCGACGGCGATGCCGAAGGCGACGACGAGCGCGCGCAGCAAGCCGGGCCGGGCGACGCGGGCGAAGCGGCCCCCGAGCGCGCCGCCGACGATGCCCGTGACCGCCATCACGGCGGCGAGCGACCACACGACGTGCCCGGAGAACGCGAGGAAGCAGCTCGCCACGAGGCTGATGACGAGGGAGAGCGCCTGCTTCAGCGCGTTGTTGCGCGCGAGCGTGTCCTCCGAGAACAGCCCGAGGATGGCGAGCAGCAT
Protein-coding regions in this window:
- a CDS encoding VOC family protein; amino-acid sequence: MARTLTEPRWTHVAIPVTNLERAIEFYTTLTPLVVVARHETEDGYGAWLSNDKQVETPFVLVISEFKPKTAANFGIEPGKPHPTLAPFAHIGIELPNKEDVDAVAERARQMGVLHWEPREMAEHIGYICAARDPDGNVIEFSWNQKVYSTIQQLWGSSES